AAGTAAAACCCTATTCGCAAACCTATCAAAGAAATTCTCACAAAACGCAATGCTTAGCTTCTAAGAAAATTATTGGTCAAAAACTAAAAGCGCGTTTCAAATTATGCAAATGAAAAGGTGTTCCATGAGAAATTTTATTCTTAGAGTATCCCTTATCCAGCGCTGTTGTAACAACCACCGGTAAgtgattttagaatttaaaatttaattatatctaGATTTTGATTTAACTAATATAAATCaacttgatcaaaattatttaaacttcattaaaatcattttaaaataattatagcaACTATTTGATAGTTTCTACACGTTATAATAATTATAGAGTAACTTCTACACACCCTAACAGCTAGGACTAGTTGTTACAATAGCATTGAAAGTAaggaataatttaatattaagcTACTCAATAGTTTCTACATACTATAATAAGTGTTTAGTAATTTTTATATGTTGTAACAGTTACTGATAACTATCATAATATCGTAAAATAAGGGGTATCCTGGTAATAAAATTTTTCATGgaatgctcttttattttattttattttattttattttatttttttttgtgggTAAAGAGACGCCTTGCCTTTTGATGATTCATGGGGCGCATTTTGATTTTTACTCTACATAATTTATTTAGGGATTCAAGGTGGTCTGCCATGAGAAACACTATAATCTCCCTGTACCAACCCAGTCACTTAGCCAGCTTGATCCCCACCATGCAATCTTACATTGCCTGTGCAGCACAACGGCTCtcttcagaaaatgaaaatgaacaaCAAGGCGTCGACTTTTCCAGTCTGTCCCTCAAACTTGCTACTGATGTGATCGGGGAAGCTGCCTTTGGTGTCGACTTTGGCCTCACAGCGCCGGCTGACCGGAGCAGCAAAGATGCTCAAGTCTCCGAGTTCATCAGAGAGCACATTTACTCCACCACCTCCCTCAAGATGGATCTCTCAGGCTCCTTCTCCATCATCCTCGGACTCATTTTGCCAGTGCTCCAAGAGCCATGGAGGCAACTCCTGAAGAGGATTCCGGGGACGGCGGACCGGAAGATGGAGCAGACCAACGTGAAGCTGAGCAAGAGAGTTGGGGAGATAGTGTCCAAACGGGCCTCTGAGAAGGACAGGGGCTCCAAGGACTTCTTGTCAGCCATATTGAATGCCAGGGATAGAGATGGAGGAGCATCAAGGAGCCTCTTCACGTCTGATTACATCAGTGCTCTCACGTACGAGCACCTCCTTGCTGGCTCAGCCACCACTTCCTTCACCTTGTCTTCCATCGTTTACCTGGTCGCCAAGCATCCGGCAGTGGAGCAAAAGCTGCTCCAGGAAATCGATGGATTCGGGCCTCCAACTCTGCTTCCAAGTGCTGATGATCTTCAGCACAAGTTTCCCTACCTTGATCAGGTTTTCATGTTATATATGTTCTTCATATGATTACTGATGTTGTTATTAATTGGTGATCAGTAGATTTCACAAAACTCCATCCTTTGATCACAGGTGATTAAAGAGGCCATGAGATTTTACACAGTGTCACCACTTATAGCAAGAGAAACGTCTCAGGATATCGAAATTGGAGGCTACCTCCTCCCAAAGGTATGAATCAGTTCATTTGCTCATtcgatttaatttcaaattagttGTTTCAAAGGGGTATGTATAATAATGTAACGAGTGGGTTTGTGACTTTGGGAACACAGGGTGCATGGGTTTGGTTGGCACCTGGAGTTCTGGCCAATGATCCAAAGTGCTTCCCTGAGCCCCACTTGTTTCGGCCGGAGAGATTCGACCCCGACGGCGATGAAGAAAGACGAAGGCATCCATATGCGCACATTCCGTTCGGAATTGGACCGAGGGCGTGCATTGGGCAGAAGTTTTCACTTCAAGAGATCAAATTGAGTGTCATACACCTTTATCGCCATTATGTTTTTAGACACTCTCCTCTGATGGAATCCCCCTTGGAGTTTCAATACGGCATTGTGCTCAATTTCAAGCATGGCATCAAGCTAAATGTCATATCCAGATCTTTAGCTTAGTGTACGCTGATTATGTAATCTCAACTTCTCAATATAAATTACTTTACGTTAACTGCCCGCTATGTGACGCCGGATAGAAGAACGATTATcctattgattaattttaatagaGAATTTCAAGGAAACCATAAAAGATTGTCAAACGTAGAGAGCCGTCAATAGGTTTACGAAAATATTAATCCAAAACAAAATAATACCCTAATAtcaactaaaaaaatatttaaatcgtCTCAAAACACTAACAATGCAATAATatgaaaataacaaaaataatgcTCTAATatcaactaaataaatatttaaattgtcttaaaaaaaagatgaaaataacATCATACTAACTTAGTCgaagttttagaaaaaatttaaatgacaTTTGTTAGGTTCAAGACTGAGTTGTTATCAGTTacatcctctaatcaattgaAAATCTTTGAATGTGCttagatttaatatattatgcatCTTATAATTCAACCCAAACCCAAGTTAAAAATTATAATCTCCTGAAGTTCGGATGCATTGCATAGCTATGGTTGTTAAAATGTAAAACCACACTTACTCTAGCCTAAATAGATGGTATTAAAATAGACAATCATATCATGCTTTGCTTCTTGATCGGAGTGATGTTTTGTTGGGAGGAGTTAGATCACCAATCTGTGCAAGCATGCAGTTGCCTCCCTACTTTACTTTAGTCGACCAGATATGTTTACTTTGTTTGGTCGACGAAAGAGGTTATTTGATTGACCAGAGCTGTTATCTTATAGCTCATTTTGAACTTGTTGATTTAACCTAACCCTTCAATCATTAGGAATCCATTCTAAATTCAAAACGGCCTATTAAACACTCAGGCTATGGTAAAACttcataaataataaattatacttaaaatttaaatcctaTTAATATAATCAATTCTACtcataataaatccaaaattacACAATATAGCAATCAATACAATACATTTTCCATTTATCAAGCTTACGCCTACTAATTTTAGAGGTGATCAGCTCGGTCCACGAAAATTTTTCACCGACCACCAAGATAAATTGAAAATCATTCACAGTGAACCGTCAATCAATTTAATATTCTTAAGTCAACCGCCGAGCCTAGTAAGAACAATTTATCCATTAATTCGTTAAAGTTGAATTTCGATCCTTAAATATAAAAAGACATCTTAACGCTATACCATTACCCGGGAGCAACAATCAATATAATACATTGATAGAATCTTTGAGTCCATCTTCAAATTTGATTCAAAGCTCCTCACTTGATCCAAGATGTCCATTGTACGAAGCTTGATTTTTAATCTTTATTTTGGCACGAGAAAGTACACTTGATGTACCAATTTAACACTATAattaacaaaatataaattacttGTATAGCCGAGGGGGAAAAAAAAAGTAACTATTTTGTACTCTTTGtacttttatttaataagaagtTAAATAGGAGCGATAAGCATCTTATTTTAATAGAAGGCCAACGAGACAGGAAAATTTAAACTTGACCGCCAAGACATAGAGTGCAGCACGTACGTACGTACGTCTCTGCACGGGGAAATATTATTAGAGTGGATGCAGACGACGGTGGAATTTTAGATTGAAAGAAATAGTATGAATTTAATAATCCAATTCTACCAGTTGATCGTTTCACTAAAGTCTAAAAACATGTGAATTTTATATAATCCAAGCAATCCTTTCAGGTACGTTGTCGTATTCGTATTTTATTAGCAACTCCAGGATTCCAACACAATTATCGACCCCACCAGTTTGACCTCATCAGTGTGCGTACTGGAAACTGAGCAGTCGTCCTCCTCCGCGCGATTGGATGTGTTTAACCTGGGGTGGGTCACGCACTTTGGAAGGAGACGCACGGCCCTTTTTCAAGTACATGGCAGACatgaatatataattttttttctttttcttttttttatcatcatcatcatcatcatctccatcATTCATCCTGCCAAGGTCAAATGATTGATAGACGGACTCCTCAATATGTTGATAGATGCGCATCAGATTGGCTCATCTAGCATCATAGTCCTTTTAGGACTCTGGTGGTGAAAATCTTTGACGGTGACGATGACTCAAAAGATTGAAAAAGATTTAGGAGAGAGGCCAAGGGTACTTAAAGAATGCATCTCTTTTCTCTTTATCAAAGGGTGCATGCACCCTTGAGAGCGTTTTGATCTGAGCCCAATCCTAGGTCTTGCTATTTGGACTTAATTCGGACATGACTCAGATTAACTTAAGTTGGACTCGACCATAAGTCAGTTGACTTGACTCAAGTTGGATTGTGAATTGACTAATTCGACTTTAATGCATTAATCAAGTCCTGAGCCAATTAACAGATTCGACCTAAATGCATTGATTAAGTCCTTGAGCCTACCATGTGCCCCTATCTCCATTTGTCTTTGCCTGGGAGTGTGCAGCGGTTGTGTTACTTTACCACCTAAGCACTCCATGTCAACGCTAGGCCTGACAATCAGTTAATAACGGGACCGATTTAATTGAAATCAGACAAATTGaactttttctttgttttttttaccAATCGAacctttcaaaataaataaataaataaataaaccaaaTTAGTTTTTCCATCGTCAATTGACTGCAATCAATTAATGAGGGACAGTTGAATCAAACCATCAATTACAAAGCATCTGTTCGATTTGCATTTCCATCCATCTATTGTTGGAAATCATGAATTGAATTCGAATTATTTGGTTTAATCGAATTCtaacttttaatttaattgaaataaCTGATGttttcattaaaaataaaaaaattttgaaattaattgaactGAGTTACTTATCGATTAATCGCATAACTTTCTTTTACACCAGTTGGGTCCTGTTGGAcgttagcatatatatatatatatatatatatatatatagaattttaATATCCTGCACATCATACATCGTCTatatctaatattttttttcaattaattttaatatatatctAGGGTTTTATTTTATCCTAAGGACCTTATGTCGCATACCCATACACACTCGAAAAAActtttgatttgaaaatttttgcatgcttaatattataactcaacttctaaatcctaaAGACAAAATCTTATTAGCATAATTAAAaacttacaaaaaataaaacaaaaaaaaaagaaattcatGTTCAACGTGGACTTGTTCACACAGACTCATTCGTAGCAtaattttttgtgtgtgtgtgtttatAGATATACCCCCGGGCGCTTAGAGTTGTGAGGGTCACCAAAGAATATAGACCGAATGAATGTGCAGGccaatgtttatatatatataattttacttTTAGGGTTCAAAAATTGAGTTATAGCAttagcacaaaaaaaaaaatttagtttgcATGAAGTATGCGACATAAGGCCCTTAGGGTAACAAAATCCtaaatatatagagagagaatttATCTATTATGGACTTGTTGCAATGGATGTCATCCGTGAcaatgtaattttttattattttttattttttaatatttttttaagctACCGGTTATGTCAATAAGATTTTATCTTTAGGGTTTATGGGTTAAGTTATAGTATtcaaatcaaaatatttttttaggtaTACACGAGGTATGCGGTGTAAAATCCTTAAGGTAACATCTCTCTATATATAAGTATCTTATGTCGCATATCccgtaatcatttttttttttcaatttgaaaatttttatgtttaatactATAATTCAACCTTTGAACCTTAAAAATAGAACCCTAAATATCATACCACAAGCtaaaaaaaagtaataaaaaaatattcaaatggACATGTCATCAACAAAGTTGTGCAGCcaaagtctatatatatatatatatatatatatatccgaccATATAGTGGGCTACTTCATAAGACCCCACCTCTAGCGAGGCCcacttttaattttgtatttttttaatattttttttaagtaaatgcTAAAAATTGTGTTCTTTgaatacaaattaaattaaaaaggtagaatccacttttttttaaaatattttttattttattttttcaagtaAATGCCAACAGAACAATGtcggaaaaaaattaaattaaaaaaatctaaacataaatttaaaacaagatggatttatttttgtaaaagtatctaataaaaaacaaaaatatgCCTAAAGCAGTTGAGTAGACTTTTTCTTCCTCattcacatttttctttttccatcTCCTTAAATCTTAAAATccctaaatataaatttaatttatatgttttattaatgaaattattTCTATATcatcaattttattatttttatatgaaTAAAAGGTTTTTTTTACCCGACTCATCAAAATCTAAGGTCAACCCTTATATAGAGGGCATTAATATTTTGTACACCTATAACTCTCTATCCCTAGGGTTTAGATTTTCTAATTAGGTTATAATTttcaagttaatttttttttaagatttcatCTCTAaggcttaggttttccaattggattatagtattcagttaaaagaaaaaaaatttaggcATTTACGGGGTATAGTAATACATTTACGGGATATAGTAATGTATTTGGGATATATATTCCaagaaatattatatatatatatatatatatatatataaatttaggcATTTACGGGGTATAGTAATACATTTACGGgatatagtatatatatatatatatatatatatatataaatttaggcATTTACGGGGTATAGTAATACATTTACGGgatatagtatatatatatatatatatatatatatatatatatatacatatatctatatatatatatatatatatatatatatatatatatatataaagccgTTTTTTCCTTAAAATAATTTCCTCGCTGAAGCCCTCGCTATTCTCCTCGTCGAAGCCCTAGCCCTCTCTCGCCCTCACGATTCTTCTTGCTGAAGCCCTCCCTCGCCATGCCTTCCCTCTCTCGTTGTGACAACTATGAGCCCTCTCTCAAAGGCACCCTCCCTCGGTGAGACATGTTGGGATCCATTGgcaggctagaagggggttgaatagccctgcacaaaatcaaaaacaaatcATTCTCGGACTTAAAGAAACACTTgcattaaataaaataagaaataaactgaaaGACTGAAGCtcggagatttacttggttacaaccggggaggttgttaatccaaggaagtgaatgTGCACTGAATATcttcttcaggtggagaagcctcagtACAGCAATGAAGTAcataaaatgagaagctaaatagAAACTAAAGTGTGTATAAGTGTTGATTCAAGAATGCTTGTTATATttcagcttctggaccaagactatatttatagccttggtcggggcacctagaagggttccagatgtctggagtgggatagaattctatcctcgACGCGTCGGTCAACGTCCACGTTGAACATGATAAAAATCAAGTTctggacaccaagaagggttttgggccctttgctccggttctgctcgcctcggtccgggtcttccgctctagcttcactcgcttgggtgatttcagccatccagaatagggctcacccgagcccaacttccggccttctcaagcaaccttccgctccggcttctcgtttctcagaaacgtcgcgcgcttccttctcgtctgcccgcgtactcttccgcagcaccccgtccctcagacgcaccgaactcatcggctctctcccgtgtcgtccttttcgctagttgcgtcttttgctcgacttcttgtattcctaagctcctgcacacttagacacagggttaaacacaacaggacctaacttaacttgtttgatcacatcaaaacaccttggggcatcaacaatctcccccctttatgatatgagcaatccaagttaaactAGGGTAAAAAGAactataaatttagaataataagttttgcaataaagtgtaaaatataaaaattttagctacctctccctagacttaattctccacttctcttcctttgatcacataaaaaatatggtaaaaaaaaatctaagggtaactatTATAAAACTCTGAATTTCCAAAAAATAAATTTCAAGtatgaaaaaaatttctaagaaactatgattttgaaaatattgataACAATTTTGATAGCGCTAATaatgcaataattttagaaacattttttaagtaaaaaaaatcattttctaagtaaaaatgaaaaatttcctgagttaaacaaattttcaagaattaatttttgtagaagGTTTggtaaagtaaataaaaaaactaaaaaaaaaaattctaagtaaaaaaaaaattctaaggaaaattttctaagttaaaataagtttttggtAAAGCAcaagtaaaaaaaactttaagttaaaaaaaagaagttaaaatatttttgcatagaaaaatttagaatttttcaaaaaaaaaattgaataactattcaaagcattatttaatttcaattttaatactttatcagttactcaattaaacattttatttcaatatttgactttcaggctgtggcgaggcattaagttttcttagttattggatcatcagCTACCTTTAGACAAAAccttataaggaaattaaacgtctaattttctcactgaaagtgcTAAGTCAAATTAAAGTgcaagttaaacaagactttggaacccaatataggttccagccaactggattaattaaatatttttttggaacatatttccttattttttttaatttgtcctttgtgatatttaaaataccagttcaaattatatcttctaaAACTTGTACTATATTTACATATaagatttttcaagttttttatttctttttgtaaattatcattttctaactttaatttatcaaaattttgtaatggacaagattttgctaaaattacttttaattctttaatttctttttctaacttataacaatctttagataataattttatgaatttaaacattttatcaggaTGAAGAGAtcatacttgacttaccttgtcgatctcgttgtccgtggctccccctgaactgttgtTTTCTTTCGATatcgctctcccttcatcgatgctttcgatgctcattttggaagagcttTGTTCGTattcatcttgatgacttgccatcaacggAAGCCCAGAGAAagcctcaacttccgattcggacgatgtttcatcacacgtcgcctttaaagtcttgcacttgttcgtttggacaggcttctttcctttggccttatccttgttccttagcttagggcagttgtcgttaacgtgcccttcttcattacagtggtagcatctgattatccttttctttctaccctgcggatgttagcttttcttgatttaaataatttttaaaaatgtcttaccatcattaccatttcctcgtcgtcaagagaggattctgactcatgttcatctctcgttgccttgaaggcgatgttgtgcttcgactccttcgtacctgcacatctcgactcatgcacttcaaaagttgaaaatagttcttctaaggtaatagattctaagtccttaaagatatagaaggcatctactagtgatgcccattttgtatttctagggaaggcattaagagcgtaccttagtgaatctcagttgcttaccttttctccaagattcaaaagtctggtgatgagctctttgatcctcgagtgaaGTTGCGTAAtcatttcatcttcttcaaatcgtaGGTTAGTGAgatggttgcgaagtaagtcccatctCATGAGCTTGGCTTccgacgtcccttcgtgtagctcaaggaacttctcccaaagctcctttgttgagCTGTAGGTGCCGATCTGGTTAACTTCTTATGATGGAAGGacactcagcagatggaattctgctttgccGCTTGCAacgtagtcgacctgctcctttttcatccactggtattcttccttaccctcaGGTACTACAAAATCGAACTTCATTactaaaagtaattcaaagttggTTTTAACGAAtatctgcattcgctttttccagctagcgaacttCCTCGATGCGTCGGTCAATGTCCATGTCGAACATGATAAAAATCaggttccgggcgcttggacccacaaagtcaacattgttgactttttcggtctggGCCCTTTGCTCCAATTctgctcacctcggtccgggtcttccactctgacTCTGCTCGCTttagtgatttcggccatccagaattaggctcacccgaacccaacttccggccttctcgagcaaccttccgctctggcttctcgtccctcgaaaatgttgGGCGCTTCGTagactcttccgcaacacctcatccctcagatgtactgagcccgtcgactctctcctgtactgtccttctcgctagctacgtcttttgctcgacttcctgtgctcctaagttcctgcacacttagacacagggttaaacacaacaggacttaacttaacttgtgtgattacatcaaaacaccttgaggCATCAACAAGACGAGCCTTCTCTAGCTCTCTCTGCCTAATCTCCCACGAATCTAGGTTTTCTGGCCCCCACTTGTCACACCGTCCCTTGCTGTGATAAAGCTAGGATTTCCTTGCACCTCCTGACTCCCTCCCTCGTCGTGAAGAAGCTCCATTACCAGtaaacttaaattttagataggaaAAACTTTTAATGGACAGAACTAGCTAAATTTTGATCAACAAGTTTTCTCTGAATTTAAACTTACAAATCGAAAAATTGCTTCCCCTGTTGATTTTCCCCACTGTGCCCTGCCTTCCCTCATCGTGATGAAGCTCCCTTGTCGGTAAACATTCATGCTTTTCATTTTCTTAATAATCATATTTTGTTTTTGACATTCTGTGTTATAATTCTTGTTTTTTTcctgtttattatttttataaattacatAATTATGAACCATTTGCTTTCAGTTATATCAACTCAAGGAACCCTTAAATCTTAAGGAGAAGGAAAACACATCTACTTTTTGTTGATTTCATCTTATCACTATTGTTTTTAGGTATATTCATATTTTGATTTCTTTAATAAAGTTGATGTACTTTTGTCTTTAATTGCATGAATAAGATCCTAACTGTAAGtatcctgtggtagttttgatataatcaatcaagttaagttaggtcctatttgtatTTTATgctttgtgtctaagtatgcaggaacttaggagcataagaagtcgagcgaaagatgtagcAGACAAGAATAATGGTGTGGAAAGTGAGTCTACAAGCTCGgtacatctgagggatgagaagttacggaagagtacaccggtgaattAGAAAAATATGCGCAACATTCGAAAGATAAGAAACTagaaggaagtctgctcgagaatAAAGTTGGAGTTGGGTTCGAATGAACTCAACTCCGGTTAACCTGAGCATCACCTACACGAAGAAGATAAACTCAAAGGATGATCtgcttcatggaaggcgccttcgcaagGAAGGCTTATTTGCTTTatagagggtgcctccaatgactTGGGAGGCACCTCGTATGAATAGTGCGAAGGTGCCTTCGAgctcattgaaggtgccttctattaGACCgcattgggccggctagaagggggggggggttgaatagccctgtaaaaacaaaacacaaccattctcgatctttcaaaataacacttgcataaaatagattaaataaacagaaagaaactaaaagaagaggcacaagtattttacttagttacaaccggggaagttgttaatcgAAGGAATGAGTcgtgcactagaatatctccttcaggcggagaagcctcttacagtagtgaagcgcaaaaaatgaagaagctaaactagaaatgaAGCTCACAAGTGTTGAGGACATAATTcttgaattgatgaaaagcttctagaccaaggttgtatttatagccttggttggggtgcCTGGAAAGGGTCCAGGtgtctgggaggggataaaattttatcccctttgcaaTGGATCGCGTTTAACCGTGATCTGATCAAAACTTGACTCCGAGCGcccagaatggttccgggcgctcggacggtccgggcgctcggaccactaaagtcaaccaaATTGACTTTTGATCCTGGCCCTCTGCTCTGGTGTTGCTCGCCtcagtccaggtcttccgctccggctccgctcgcttgggtgatttcagccaaccgaaataatgctcacccgaacccaatttcgaccttctcgagcaggcttccgcttcggcttctcgtcccttggaatcatCGTGTGCTTCCTTCCTGTCTGCCAGCATACTCATtcgcagctcttcgtccctcggtcataccccgtgccgaccttctcgctagctgcgtctcttgttccccgagcaatcttccgctccggcttctcgtccctcggaaacaccgcacgcttccttctcgtccgccggtgtactcttccgcagtgcctcgtccctcaaacacac
This window of the Zingiber officinale cultivar Zhangliang chromosome 3B, Zo_v1.1, whole genome shotgun sequence genome carries:
- the LOC122056438 gene encoding cytochrome P450 711A1-like isoform X1, whose amino-acid sequence is MDMSLGLGWPESGKGSLFIVVALLIGFFVYLYAPYWGVRKVPGPPVIPLVGHLPLLAKHGPDVFGVLAKTYGPIFRFHMGRQPIIVVADPELCKEVGIKKFKSISNRSLPSPISGSPLHQKGLFFTKDSRWSAMRNTIISLYQPSHLASLIPTMQSYIACAAQRLSSENENEQQGVDFSSLSLKLATDVIGEAAFGVDFGLTAPADRSSKDAQVSEFIREHIYSTTSLKMDLSGSFSIILGLILPVLQEPWRQLLKRIPGTADRKMEQTNVKLSKRVGEIVSKRASEKDRGSKDFLSAILNARDRDGGASRSLFTSDYISALTYEHLLAGSATTSFTLSSIVYLVAKHPAVEQKLLQEIDGFGPPTLLPSADDLQHKFPYLDQVIKEAMRFYTVSPLIARETSQDIEIGGYLLPKGAWVWLAPGVLANDPKCFPEPHLFRPERFDPDGDEERRRHPYAHIPFGIGPRACIGQKFSLQEIKLSVIHLYRHYVFRHSPLMESPLEFQYGIVLNFKHGIKLNVISRSLA
- the LOC122056438 gene encoding cytochrome P450 711A1-like isoform X2, which codes for MDMSLGLGWPESGKGSLFIVVALLIGFFVYLYAPYWGVRKVPGPPVIPLVGHLPLLAKHGPDVFGVLAKTYGPIFRDSRWSAMRNTIISLYQPSHLASLIPTMQSYIACAAQRLSSENENEQQGVDFSSLSLKLATDVIGEAAFGVDFGLTAPADRSSKDAQVSEFIREHIYSTTSLKMDLSGSFSIILGLILPVLQEPWRQLLKRIPGTADRKMEQTNVKLSKRVGEIVSKRASEKDRGSKDFLSAILNARDRDGGASRSLFTSDYISALTYEHLLAGSATTSFTLSSIVYLVAKHPAVEQKLLQEIDGFGPPTLLPSADDLQHKFPYLDQVIKEAMRFYTVSPLIARETSQDIEIGGYLLPKGAWVWLAPGVLANDPKCFPEPHLFRPERFDPDGDEERRRHPYAHIPFGIGPRACIGQKFSLQEIKLSVIHLYRHYVFRHSPLMESPLEFQYGIVLNFKHGIKLNVISRSLA